GCGGCTGGCGCGCGGCAGGCTGACGGTGGTGGACGCCACCTCGGTCAGGCCGGACGACCGCCGCCGGCTGGTGGATTTAGCGCGGCGGCACGACGTTCTGCCAGTGGCCGTGGTACTGGACTTGCCGAGAAATGTGCTGGAGGAACGGCACGCGGCCCGCCCGGATCGGAATTTCGACCCGGCGGTGATCGGGCGGCAGATCGCAGAGTTGCGCCGCACCCTGCGCGGCCTGCCCAAGGAGGGCTTCCGGCACGTCTGGGTGCTGCGCAGCCCGCAGGAGGTCGAGGCCGCGCGGGTCGAGCGGGTGCCGCTGCACACCAACAAAAAGCACCTGCACGGCCCGTTCGATTTCATCGGGGACGTTCACGGTTGCCTGAACGAATTGCAGGAACTGCTGGTGAAGCTGGGTTACACCGTCAATGGCCTGGAGGTCACGCCCCCGCCGGACCGCACGGCGGTGTTCGTGGGCGACCTGGTCGACCGGGGGCCGGACAGCGCCGGGGTACTGCGCCTGGTCATGAATATGGTGAAGTCGGGCGCGGCGCTGGCCGTGCCGGGCAACCACGACGAGAAACTCAAGCGCGCCCTGGACGGCAAGGCGGTCAAGGCGCTGCACGGGCTGGACGTGACCCTGGCACAACTGGAGGCCGCTGGCAGCGATTTTAAAACAGAAGTGCGCGACTTTCTGGAGCGGCTGGTGAGTCACCTGGTGCTGGACGACGGCCAGGTCGTGGTGGCGCACGCGGGCCTGCCGGAGCATTACCAGGGGCGCAGCAGTGGCCGCGTGCGCAGTTTCGCGCTGTACGGCGACGTGGACGGCAGCCAGGACGAACTGGGCCTGCCGGTGCGGCGCGACTGGGCCGCCGCGTACCGGGGCGCGGCGCGGGTGGTGTACGGGCACACGCCGGTGGCGCGGGCCAGCTGGGTCAACAAGACCATCGACATCGACACCGGCTGCGCCTTCGGCGGGTCGCTGACGGCGCTGCGGTATCCGGAGCTGGAACTGGTCAGTGTGGCCGCCCACGCGCAGTATGCTGTGCCGGCCCGCCCGCTGCCGGGCGAGGCCGACCCCCAGCCGGAGCGCGGGTTCGATCTGGCGGACTTCCTGCAACCCGGCCGGGTAGACACGCGCACGCACGGCGGCATTCTGCTGAAGGCTGGCGAACGGGCCGCGGCGGTCGAGACCTTCAGCCGCTTCGGCGTCGATCCGCGCTGGTGCCCCTACCTGCCGCCCACCATGAGCCCGGTGGAAACCAGCACACTGGACGGCTTTCTGGAGCACCCCCAGGAGGCTTTTGCGTACTACCGCGCCCAGGGCATAACGCAGGTGATCTGCGAGGAGAAGCACATGGGCAGCCGCGCCCTGCTGGTGCTGACCCGGAACGAAGACGCAGCCAGCACGCGCTTCGGCGTTCCAGGCAGCAGCGGCTGCATCTACACCCGCACCGGGCGGCCCTTTTTCAACGCCGAGTGGGAGGCGGTCATTCTGGAACGCGCCCGCGCCGCCGTCACGAAAGCGGGCCTGTGGGACGCCCTGAACAGCGACTGGCTGCTGCTGGACGCCGAAATTCTGCCCTGGAGCCTGAAGGCCGGGGAACTGATCCGGGCGCAGTACGCCGCGGTGGGGGCCGCCGGAAATGCCGCTTTGCCCGCCGCGGTGCAGGTGCTGGAAACGGCGGCAGAGCGCGGTGTGCCGGTCCGTGACCGGCTGGAGCGCACGCGCGAGCGCCTGGGTGACCTGCAAGCGTACCGCGACGCCTACCGCGCCTATCTGCGCCGGGTCGAGGGGCCAGACGACGTGAAGATCATGCCGTTTCACCTGCTGGCCAGTGAGGGCGCCGTTCATACGGACAGGGATCACCTGTGGCACCTGAATACCCTGGGCAGCCTGGCGGCGGCGGACGGCACGCTGTTCGGCCAGACCGCGCACCGCGCCGTGACCCTGGGCAGTCCCGACGAACAGGCCGCCACCGACTGGTGGCTTGACCTGACCGCGCGCGGCGGCGAGGGCATGGTGGTCAAACCCCTGGCCTTCCTGAGCGCTGAGCCGCGCAGCCTGCAACCCGCCGTGAAGGTGCGCGGGCGCGAGTACCTGCGCATCATCTACGGCCCGGAGTACACCCGCCCCGAGCACCTGACGCGCCTGCGGGCCAGAGCACTGGGCGCCAAACGCGCCCGCGCCCTGCGCGAGTTTCACCTGGGGCTGGAGGGCCTGCACCGATTCGTGGAGCAGGCCGGCCTGGCCCGCGTCCACGAGTGCGTGCTGGGCGTCCTGGCGCTGGAGGCTGACCCCGGAGACGCGCGGCTGTAACGCTGGGGCCTTACTCGCACGCATATCCAGGCGTGGGCCAAAGACAGCGCGACAGTGGAACGGTCACGGCTGACCCGCACTCCATAAGAGCTATCAGCGAAGTGATCAGCCGCTCATTTGTTTCGTTCTCCGCGCAGAACAACACCGGAGGGCGCATTCCACCTCCGGAACTCTTTCACGCTCCCGTCAGTCGTCCCATCCCAGTCAGTCCATCAATGAGGCGCTTGCGGCCCGCCCCTGGTCAGGATTTACAGTAGGCCATGCCGACTCGCGTTCTCCTCTTCAATGCCGATGGCAACGACACCGAGTTGCCGTTCACCGCAGCGGCGCTGCAAAAACCGGGCGGGCGGCAACTGCTGTGGGTGGATCTGGAAGGCGAGGTGCCGGAGAACCTGGCCGACACGCTGGTCGCGCTGGAACTGGACGCTTCCTCGCTAGGCCGCCTGGCCCGTCCGCCCGCCGGTCACCCTTACCTGACCCACTCCGGCGCGTACCTGACCCTGGGCGTGAAGGCCGCCCAGAACGCGCGGACGTTCATTCCGTTGACGGTGGTGGCCGGTGAGAACTTCGTGGTAACGGCGCACCCGCAGGGCATCGGCCCGCTCTCGACCTTCATGGGGGAAATGCAGGGGGACACGCAGCTGGGGCAACTCGACTCGGCGGCGTTCGTGTCGGTGCTGCTCTCGCGCGTGCTGGAAAGTTACTTCACGGCCATGAACGGCCTGGAAGACCAGACCGATCACCTCGACGAGCGCCTGCTGCGCCCGGATCCGCCCGAAGACCCGCTGGAGGAACTGGTGGACTTGCGCCGTCAGGCGGGCGATCTGCGGCGCGAACTGGCCCGTCACCGCCCGGTGTTCATGCACCTGGCCGGCGCGGACTTCGTGGTGTACGCCGGCGACCAGCACGAGGCGCAGTTCGGGCGGCTGCTCACGCAGTTCGAGCACACCCTGGAAAGTGCCCTGCACACCCGCGACATGGTGGTGGAATCCTTCGACCTGTACATGGCCCGCCTGGGGCAGCGCACCAACGACATCATGCGCGTGCTGACCATCGTGACCCTCACGCTGGGCATTCTGGCCGCCGTGGCCGGCCTGATGGGCATGAACTTCCAGGCGGACCTGTTCAAGACCGGCAACGCCGGCTTCCGTGACGTGCTGATCGGCTCGGCCCTCCTGATCGTGGTGATCCTGGTGATCAGTCGGCGACGCAAATGGCTGTAAACAGGTGGCTGAAAGCAGTGACAGGGCAAAGTCCGATCCCCTGGTGGCGCCATGCCGCCGAACGGCTGGGCGTGAATCTGTCGAGGTTGTTCATCCCTGGGTAACGGCTGGGTGGGCCTGCGGGCTTAGAGTGGGCGCAACTCGAAATCCTGCATTCACGGAGGTTGCCCCATGAAAACGCCGCTGACTCCTCTTGATCTGGTTCGCCGTGGCCTGAAACTCTACCCGAACAACGTGGCGGTCACCGAGCCGGGCGGCCCGCAGTTCACTTACCGCGAGTGGGCGCGGCGCGTTTACCAGCTCGCGCGGGCGGTGCAGGCCGCCGGGTATGCGGGGCGGCACGTGGCGGTGCTGGCCCCGAACACCCACGGGGGCTTACTCACCTACTCCGCGGTGCCGTGGGCGGGCAGCGTGCTGGTTCCGCTGAACACCCGCCTGACCCCGGAGGAATACGACTTTCAGCTCAGGCACGCCGAGGTGAAACTGCTGCTGGTGGACGAAAGCCTGCATGACAGGGTGGCGAAGGTCGCGGGCGACCAGGGCATCGAGGTGTGGGTGATGGGCGCGGCGAACGGCGCGGGGAAGGATTTTGAAGCGAGACTGGCAGCCCAGAACGACTCTCCCCTGCCCCCAGCCGTGCAGGACGAGGACGACACCATCACCATCAACTTCACGAGCGGCACCACCTCGGACCCGAAAGGCGTGATGCTGACGCACCGCAACTGCCTGCTGAACGCCATCGAAACGCTGTACTACTTCAAGGTCGATCAGGACAGCGTGTACCTGCACACCCTGCCGGATTTTCACGCGAACGGCTGGGGCGGGGTGTGGAGTCCGTTCGGGGTGGGGGCCACCCACGTGTGCCTGCCTGCCGTGCAGGCCGACGCCGCTTACGACGCCATCGAGGAGTACGGCGTGACCCACCTGAGCGCCGCGCCCACGGTGCTATCCATGCTGACCGACCCCGCCTGCGCCAGAAAAGTCACCCGCGAAATTCGCGTCGCTACCGCCGGCAGCCCGCCGCACGCCCGCACCATCGCCGACATGAACAACCTGGGCTTTCACGTCATTCAGGTGTATGGCCTGACCGAAGTCAGCCCCCTGATCACCATTGCAGAACTGTCCGCCGATCAGGAGGCGCTACCCATCGAACGCCGCGCCCCCTTGATCGCCAAGCAGGGCTTCGAGATGCTGCTGGCCGGCGAGGTCGAGGTCATGGACGAGCACCTGAGTTCCATCCCGCACGACGGCGAAACGCTGGGCGAAATCATGGTGCGCGGCAACCTGGTGCTCAAGGGCTACTACCGCAACCCCGAAGCTACCGAGAAAGCCATGCATGGCGGCTGGTTCCACACCGGGGACGTGGCGGTGGTTCACCCGGACGGGCGCATTGAAATCCGTGACCGCAACAAGGACGTGATCATCTCGGGCGGCGAGAACATCAGCAGCGTGGAAGTCGAGGGCGTGCTGTACGCCCACCCGGCCGTGCGCGAGGCGGTGGTGGTCGCCATGCCCGACGCGAAATGGGGCGAAGTGCCGTGCGCCTTTATCGCTCTGCACGCGGGCCAGAGAGCCACACCCGAGGAACTCACGCAGCACGTCCGCGCGCACCTGGCCGGATTCAAGACCCCCAAGCACTACGAGTTCCGCGACGATCTGCCCAAGACCGCCAGCGGCAAATTCCAGAAATTCATCCTGCGGGCCGAACTGTGGCACGGCAAGGCGCGGGGCGTGAACTGAGACCAACTCGGGTTGAATCATCGCCCACCGTTCCCCTCCCCCGGCCACACCCGCTGGGGGCATCGGTGCGTTTTCTGTCAGGAAAAACCCGCTACACTAAATGAAGACTTATGGTCAGCGGCGACTTACAGGTGTTTCCCCTTCTTCCCGTGATGCAGATGCTTCTCAGCAGCGGACGCAGCGGCGAATTCACCGTGGATCACCCCCGCGGCGGCACCCTGTGGTTCGAGCATGGCGAACTGACGCACGCCCGCAGCGGCCAGCTGAAAGGCGAAGCGGCACTGCAA
The Deinococcus fonticola genome window above contains:
- a CDS encoding polynucleotide kinase-phosphatase — its product is MTDPPNTIHLPELALVALVGASSAGKSTFAARHFRPSEVLSSDTFRALVSDDENSLEATADAFESLFFVAGKRLARGRLTVVDATSVRPDDRRRLVDLARRHDVLPVAVVLDLPRNVLEERHAARPDRNFDPAVIGRQIAELRRTLRGLPKEGFRHVWVLRSPQEVEAARVERVPLHTNKKHLHGPFDFIGDVHGCLNELQELLVKLGYTVNGLEVTPPPDRTAVFVGDLVDRGPDSAGVLRLVMNMVKSGAALAVPGNHDEKLKRALDGKAVKALHGLDVTLAQLEAAGSDFKTEVRDFLERLVSHLVLDDGQVVVAHAGLPEHYQGRSSGRVRSFALYGDVDGSQDELGLPVRRDWAAAYRGAARVVYGHTPVARASWVNKTIDIDTGCAFGGSLTALRYPELELVSVAAHAQYAVPARPLPGEADPQPERGFDLADFLQPGRVDTRTHGGILLKAGERAAAVETFSRFGVDPRWCPYLPPTMSPVETSTLDGFLEHPQEAFAYYRAQGITQVICEEKHMGSRALLVLTRNEDAASTRFGVPGSSGCIYTRTGRPFFNAEWEAVILERARAAVTKAGLWDALNSDWLLLDAEILPWSLKAGELIRAQYAAVGAAGNAALPAAVQVLETAAERGVPVRDRLERTRERLGDLQAYRDAYRAYLRRVEGPDDVKIMPFHLLASEGAVHTDRDHLWHLNTLGSLAAADGTLFGQTAHRAVTLGSPDEQAATDWWLDLTARGGEGMVVKPLAFLSAEPRSLQPAVKVRGREYLRIIYGPEYTRPEHLTRLRARALGAKRARALREFHLGLEGLHRFVEQAGLARVHECVLGVLALEADPGDARL
- a CDS encoding CorA family divalent cation transporter is translated as MPTRVLLFNADGNDTELPFTAAALQKPGGRQLLWVDLEGEVPENLADTLVALELDASSLGRLARPPAGHPYLTHSGAYLTLGVKAAQNARTFIPLTVVAGENFVVTAHPQGIGPLSTFMGEMQGDTQLGQLDSAAFVSVLLSRVLESYFTAMNGLEDQTDHLDERLLRPDPPEDPLEELVDLRRQAGDLRRELARHRPVFMHLAGADFVVYAGDQHEAQFGRLLTQFEHTLESALHTRDMVVESFDLYMARLGQRTNDIMRVLTIVTLTLGILAAVAGLMGMNFQADLFKTGNAGFRDVLIGSALLIVVILVISRRRKWL
- a CDS encoding AMP-binding protein; this encodes MKTPLTPLDLVRRGLKLYPNNVAVTEPGGPQFTYREWARRVYQLARAVQAAGYAGRHVAVLAPNTHGGLLTYSAVPWAGSVLVPLNTRLTPEEYDFQLRHAEVKLLLVDESLHDRVAKVAGDQGIEVWVMGAANGAGKDFEARLAAQNDSPLPPAVQDEDDTITINFTSGTTSDPKGVMLTHRNCLLNAIETLYYFKVDQDSVYLHTLPDFHANGWGGVWSPFGVGATHVCLPAVQADAAYDAIEEYGVTHLSAAPTVLSMLTDPACARKVTREIRVATAGSPPHARTIADMNNLGFHVIQVYGLTEVSPLITIAELSADQEALPIERRAPLIAKQGFEMLLAGEVEVMDEHLSSIPHDGETLGEIMVRGNLVLKGYYRNPEATEKAMHGGWFHTGDVAVVHPDGRIEIRDRNKDVIISGGENISSVEVEGVLYAHPAVREAVVVAMPDAKWGEVPCAFIALHAGQRATPEELTQHVRAHLAGFKTPKHYEFRDDLPKTASGKFQKFILRAELWHGKARGVN